In the Clostridium cellulovorans 743B genome, TGAATGTTGAAGTTAAGGGAAGAGTATCCGTTTATATAAAGGATGGAGCATATCAGATATATATAGAGGAAATGAAAATTGATGGTTTAGGTGACCTTAATAAGGCATATGAAGAATTGAAGGCTAAACTGCTAAGAGAAGGCTTATTTGATGATACGTATAAAAAGCCACTTCCAATAAATCCGATATCTATTGCAGTAGTTACCTCGCCTACAGGAGCTGCTATAAGAGATATAATTAATGTTATATCTAGAAGGAATCCATATGTAGATATAAAGATATTTCCTACTTTAGTTCAAGGTATACATGCAGCAGCTAACATAGAGTCAGCAATAAAGGCGGCAAACAATGAATCTTCAACAGAACTAATAATACTAGCTAGAGGTGGAGGCTCAATTGAAGAATTATGGGCATTTAACGAAGAAGTAGTCGCATATGCTATACATAATTCTAAAAAACCTATTATTACAGGTATAGGACATGAAACTGATTTTACTATAGCTGATTTTGCCAGTGATAAGAGAGCATCAACACCTTCAGCAGCCGCTGAAATTGCAGTAACTTCTTTCGTAGAAATTGATGACAAACTAAATTATTATAAGCATAAATTGTATAGTGCTATAAAGCGAAATTTTGAAATGGAAAAAAGTAGAACTAACATTTTAGCTAGTAAGCTAAAGCAATATAATCCAGTTGCGTATATAGCAAATCAATATACTTTTATTGATGGGTACAAAGTTAGGCTAAATAAAGCTATAGAAAATAATTTGAAGTTTCAAAAGAATAGATTAGTATATCTAAATAGTATGTTAAATGCAAATAATCCTTTGGGTATAATCAGTAAAGGATACTCTATATTAAGAAATGAAGATGGAAAAGTTATAAGCACTAAAGTAGCTTTAGCTGAAGAAAAAAAAGTAGAAGTAATATTACAAGATGGTTCAACTTTTATTAATATAGGAGTAGGTGAAGAGCATGGCAAGTAAAAATTCTTATGAAATGAAAATTAAAGAGTTGGAAGCTCTAGTAGAAAAATTAGAAGAGGGGCAACTCTCATTAGAAGAAAATTTAAAGCTATATGAAAATGGCGTTAAATTAACAAATGAGCTTTATAAGATTTTAACTAAAGCAGAGGGGAAAATCACCATATTAACTGACGGCGAAGAAAAAGAGTTTAAAATAAACGAGGAGTAATTTATGAAGGCTTTAAAATATAAAGATTCCATAGATAAATGGTTGGAAAATTACTTTATTAGCAAAGATGGATATGAAAAAACTATTTATGATTCAATGAGCTATAGTTTAAATATTGGAGGAAAAAGAATAAGACCTCTACTTTTTTTATATACATATAGCTTGTTTAAAGATGAAATAGATGATGTACTCGATATTGCAGGGGCAATTGAAATGATTCATACTTATTCTTTAATTCATGATGATTTGCCAGCTATGGATGATGATGATCTAAGACGTGGTATGCCAACAAATCATATAAAGTATGGAGATGCAATTGCTATACTTGCTGGTGATGGGCTTTTAAATGAGGCTATGAACATAATGTTCCAATATTGTATAGAAAGTGAAAGCCAATTAGCAGTAAAAGCATGTAGTTATATCTCAAAAAGTGCAGGAGCAGCAGGGATGATTGCTGGTCAGATTGTTGATATAGAAAGTGAAGGAAAAAAAATATCAATTGAGAAATTGAAATATATGCATAGTAAAAAAACAGGAGCCCTTATAAATGCAGCTATAGTTTCTGCAGCTATTTTAGCTGGAGCAGATAGCACTGAAATAGAAAAGTTATCAGAGTATGGGACCAAACTAGGTTTAGCCTTTCAAATTAAAGATGACGTTTTAGATGTAATTGGAGATGAATCAAAACTTGGTAAAAAGACTCTCAGTGATGAAAATAAAAATAAGTCTAATTTCATAACGGAGTATGG is a window encoding:
- the xseA gene encoding exodeoxyribonuclease VII large subunit, which codes for MFSKVLTVSELNSYIKRVVDNDYILKNSRIKGEISNLKIHSSGHIYFSLKDEDSKISAVMFRSYGENISFQPQNGMNVEVKGRVSVYIKDGAYQIYIEEMKIDGLGDLNKAYEELKAKLLREGLFDDTYKKPLPINPISIAVVTSPTGAAIRDIINVISRRNPYVDIKIFPTLVQGIHAAANIESAIKAANNESSTELIILARGGGSIEELWAFNEEVVAYAIHNSKKPIITGIGHETDFTIADFASDKRASTPSAAAEIAVTSFVEIDDKLNYYKHKLYSAIKRNFEMEKSRTNILASKLKQYNPVAYIANQYTFIDGYKVRLNKAIENNLKFQKNRLVYLNSMLNANNPLGIISKGYSILRNEDGKVISTKVALAEEKKVEVILQDGSTFINIGVGEEHGK
- a CDS encoding polyprenyl synthetase family protein yields the protein MKALKYKDSIDKWLENYFISKDGYEKTIYDSMSYSLNIGGKRIRPLLFLYTYSLFKDEIDDVLDIAGAIEMIHTYSLIHDDLPAMDDDDLRRGMPTNHIKYGDAIAILAGDGLLNEAMNIMFQYCIESESQLAVKACSYISKSAGAAGMIAGQIVDIESEGKKISIEKLKYMHSKKTGALINAAIVSAAILAGADSTEIEKLSEYGTKLGLAFQIKDDVLDVIGDESKLGKKTLSDENKNKSNFITEYGLEECEKQCIKLTEECLELLKSLGKDTEALEDITKYLLYRES
- a CDS encoding exodeoxyribonuclease VII small subunit → MASKNSYEMKIKELEALVEKLEEGQLSLEENLKLYENGVKLTNELYKILTKAEGKITILTDGEEKEFKINEE